The window AATCCATCCGGATCACCTTGTAAGGGCAATTGCGCTGACAATTGCCACACCCGATGCAGGTATCGTCGATGAACACTTCGCCATCCGGCCCTCGGTGGATGGCATTGGGTGGGCAATCGGCCATGCAGTGCGGATGTTCGCAATGCCGACACGATGTGGGAACGTGCAGATGCGCATAGGTCCGGCCAGCCTCGCGATCGAGACGCGACAGCCCATCATGACTGTCTGCGCAGGCCTTTTCGCAATTGTCACATCCGACGCACAGGTTTTCGTCGATCAGCAGAACGTCGGTTGCCTCGCCGATACCGTTTTCAACCAGGAAATTGGCGACGTTGGAATACATATCGACGACGCCCGAGAAACTGTCTTTCTTGGCCTCGATAAAGGCATTGATGTCCTGTCGACTGGCCATGTCCTTTTGCAGCTTGTCCAGAAGCTGAGGCTTGGCCGCAAGCAGCGTGCGAAACGCAGCGCCCTGCAGCTTGATCACTTCGGACTTGATTGCAGCCCGGACTGTCGCTGTCCTAAGGCCTCCCCCGATCAGTGCCATTTCGCCGACGTAAGACCCGGCGGGGAGGTAATTGAGAAAGACCGGCTTTCCGCCCACGGCTTTCTCCACAACCATCGAGCCTTGACGAATGACGTAGATGTCATCGCCTTCTTCGCCTTCCGAGATGATCGGCTTGCCCGCGCTGACCGTCAGGATTTCATAGCTGTCGAGCACCTCCTTCAGATCTTCGGATTTGAGTCCGGAGCCGAACATCTGCAGCAACTGCCGCTCTGTTGATATGCGCTCAATCGCTCGTTTGGCGGCTGGGACCGAGGACTGAAGCTTCAGGGCTGCGGAGCGTGACACTTCAACGCAAATGCTGTCCTCGGCAGCCACCACAGTCGCGCCCCGTCGACGCCCTGAAATCAGGCCGACCTCTCCCACGATCAGGCCTGTTTCGATTGGAACAGTTTTGCTTGGATCGACCGGGTCAACCTGTACAAGGACGGAGCCGCTGGCGATGCCGAAAAGGGAAGACCCTGGGTCATTCCGGACGAAGATGGTTTCACCCTTGCGATAGGCCCGCGCTTCGGAATCCAGCATGAATTCTCGCATTTGGAGCGGAGAGAGATCATTGAGGATTACAATGTTCGAACGCAGGAATTCGAGCCATTCGTCAACACTTCGTTTGCCCGGAAGGCCCTTGAATTTGGCTTCGAGGATCGGCTCGTCCGCCGGCTTCAGGTCCGTATTGCCGTTTATGAACTCGACCACGTCATGGCCCTGGTTCATGCAATGCTTGATCAGCGGGTAGCCGGCGAGCGCGCCGATCACGAATATGCCGGGGTTCGTCGTCTCGAAGGTCGGGGTCAGCTTCGGATAGGAGACCCTGTCGTCACTCGTGAATTCGACTCCGCAACTTTCGACAAACTTCCGCGGTGGGGCCGAACCCATGCGCGCGATGATCCTGTCACATTTAACCCGAACTTCGCCATCTGCTGTATCAAATGTGATGAAACCCGGCTCCACCATTGTTGGCGTTGTGTTGGCCCTGACGATGATTCTCCCTGCATCGCGGGCAGCGAACAAGGCTTTGACATTGGCGTCTTTCGCGGTTGAAAATTCAGGGCCGCGATTGACGATCGTGACGATGTTGCGCTGTTCTGGATCTGCTGCCAGCCCGAGAGCATTCTCAATCCCCGCGTCGCCGCCCCCGACTACACTGATATGTTCGTCAATATATTCCCCGGGATCGTCGAGCTGATACTGAATATGCGGCAGGTCGAAACCCGGGCAGCGCAACATGTTCGGATTGCCTTGCGTACCAATCGCAAGGATCACGTTCTCGGCAGTCACGATATCACCGTTGGTCAGCTCAAGCTTGAAGTCGCCCTTTTTGCCGGTGATGGCCTTGATCTCTGCATTCTTGCGGACGTTGACATTGTTGGCCGCGGTCTGAAGATCCCACGTATCAAGCACGGATTCGCGCTTGCCAGCCGCAAAGTCGACGTCGGACCTAAGCACAAGCTGGCTTGGCGTCGCCATGACATGCTTGCCCTTCTGATATTTGTAGATCGTATCAGAAAGATGATCCGTCTTTTCGAGCAGGATATGAGAAAGGCCGAGTTTCGCCGCACGCGAAGCCGCGCTCAGGCCAGCGGGCCCGGAACCGACAATTGCGATCCGCAATGGCTGCGACAAAGTTCCCACCCCCCACTGCACTGACCCCATACCACCTGCCGATACGCAGGCTCGAGACGAATTCAGGTGCGGACCCTGAACCGCACTCTATCATCTTGATCATTCGGCGCTAGACTGCAAACTGCAAATTTCAGCAACAGGCTCAGCAACAGGCGGGCATGACAAAACCAATCAGCACAACTTCAAGGGGAACCCGGATGATTCTGGGTATGTCTGCCCTAGTCGCAGGAGCTGCGGTAGGACTGGCCATCAGCCGGCACGTTTCGGTGGATGAACCCGATGCCGCCTTCGAGACAGGTGCGGTCACCCCAGATCCGGTCGCAGCCATTTCTCGTCTGGAAGCAAGACTGAAGGACAATCCCAAGGATGCAAACGGCTGGGGCACACTAGCTTCCGCTTTTTTCCAGAACGGCAAATTCGCTGAGGCCGCGACTGCCTATGCGCGCGCCGTGCAGGTTGATCCGCGCAACGCAGATTACTGGTCCGCTCTTGGCGAAGCCAGGGTGATGGCGGGCCCGGGCAATGTTCCAGCCGAAGCGAAGCAAGCGTTCGAAAGGGCTCTCGCGATTGCTCCAAAGGATCCGCGCGCCCGTTATTTCTTGGGCGTTGATCGGGACCTGTCAGGCGACCACAGGGGAGCAATTGAGGCATGGCTGGCCTTGCTCGCAGACACGCCAGCAGGTGCGCCATGGGAGCAGGATGTCCGTCGCCTGATCCAGCAGGTTGGCGCGAAGGAAAAGATAGAAGTTGCGAGCCGCCTGTCTGCGCTCAAGCAGCCCGCACCGAGCGATGGGGCAGCGATTGCAACCGCTGCCATTCCCGGACCAAGTCGTCAGGAAATGCAAGCCGCCGCGCAGATGCCCAAGGGCCAGCAAGATGCCATGATCCAGTCGATGGTTGATGGGCTTGAGGCAAAATTGAAGGCCAATCCGAGGAATTTACAAGGCTGGATCATGCTGATGCGAAGCCGCATGTCGCTTGGGCAAACAGCCCGAGCTACTGCGGCCTATTCAAATGCCCGTGCGGCTTTCAATCAGGATGCTGCGACGCTCCGGCAGATTGATGACGCCGCGCGCAGCCTTGGCATCAGTTGACAGCCCATTCTGCGACAAGACGCTCAAGCCCGCTTGTCGTCACGGCCTCCGAGCACAGGAATCCCTGATAATAGTTGCAGCCTTCCCGCGCGAGCAAGGTCAGTTGCTCTTCCGTTTCCACGCCTTCAGCAATGACCGCAAGGCCAAGCGCACGGGCCATGTCGATCACGCCGCGCACCACGATGCGGTCGCGGGTGGAACCCGTGATGTCCTGAGCAAGCTTGCTGTCGATCTTGAGATAATCAAGCGGAAGGGCCTTGAGATAAGCAAGGCTTGAATAGCCCGTCCCAAAGTCATCAATTGCCACGCGACATCCCCCGGCGCGCAAATCAGCCAATAGCGTCGCTGCAGGCGCGAGGTCCCGAATAAGACCACTCTCGGTAATTTCCACCGTCAGGCGCCGGCGCGGAAAGCCGCTCGCATCAACCATGGCGAGGAAATTTGCCGCAAAATCCTTCAAACCAATGTCGCCCGCAGTCACATTGACCGACATGCGGAGATTCGCGAGCGTTTTAGGCCAGTTCGCTGCAAGTCGCGTCGCACGCTGCTGAATATGAGCGGAGAGGGCCTGCAAATAGTCGGATTGTTCTGCAACGGCAAAAAGAGTTGTCGCACCTAGTTCGCCATGTTCCGGATGACGCCACCGTGCAAGCGCCTCGACGCCGACGACCTTGCCGGTTGCTATCGACACCTGCGGCTGGAAAAGGATATCGATTTCGTCACGATCCAGCGCGCCGCGAAGGTCCGCCTGCAACGCTTGGTCACGTGCCGCGTTTTCATGCTTTTCGTGCGAAACCATAAGCACACGGCCATCGGCTGACAC of the Aquisediminimonas profunda genome contains:
- a CDS encoding NAD(P)-binding domain-containing protein; translated protein: MSQPLRIAIVGSGPAGLSAASRAAKLGLSHILLEKTDHLSDTIYKYQKGKHVMATPSQLVLRSDVDFAAGKRESVLDTWDLQTAANNVNVRKNAEIKAITGKKGDFKLELTNGDIVTAENVILAIGTQGNPNMLRCPGFDLPHIQYQLDDPGEYIDEHISVVGGGDAGIENALGLAADPEQRNIVTIVNRGPEFSTAKDANVKALFAARDAGRIIVRANTTPTMVEPGFITFDTADGEVRVKCDRIIARMGSAPPRKFVESCGVEFTSDDRVSYPKLTPTFETTNPGIFVIGALAGYPLIKHCMNQGHDVVEFINGNTDLKPADEPILEAKFKGLPGKRSVDEWLEFLRSNIVILNDLSPLQMREFMLDSEARAYRKGETIFVRNDPGSSLFGIASGSVLVQVDPVDPSKTVPIETGLIVGEVGLISGRRRGATVVAAEDSICVEVSRSAALKLQSSVPAAKRAIERISTERQLLQMFGSGLKSEDLKEVLDSYEILTVSAGKPIISEGEEGDDIYVIRQGSMVVEKAVGGKPVFLNYLPAGSYVGEMALIGGGLRTATVRAAIKSEVIKLQGAAFRTLLAAKPQLLDKLQKDMASRQDINAFIEAKKDSFSGVVDMYSNVANFLVENGIGEATDVLLIDENLCVGCDNCEKACADSHDGLSRLDREAGRTYAHLHVPTSCRHCEHPHCMADCPPNAIHRGPDGEVFIDDTCIGCGNCQRNCPYKVIRMDSVPPKKPSLLSWLLFGKGPGPGEPSKAWSYANKDPAEEKAKKAIKCDMCSGLEGGPACVRACPTGAAIRVAPEQFLSVARLEREDR
- a CDS encoding tetratricopeptide repeat protein — translated: MILGMSALVAGAAVGLAISRHVSVDEPDAAFETGAVTPDPVAAISRLEARLKDNPKDANGWGTLASAFFQNGKFAEAATAYARAVQVDPRNADYWSALGEARVMAGPGNVPAEAKQAFERALAIAPKDPRARYFLGVDRDLSGDHRGAIEAWLALLADTPAGAPWEQDVRRLIQQVGAKEKIEVASRLSALKQPAPSDGAAIATAAIPGPSRQEMQAAAQMPKGQQDAMIQSMVDGLEAKLKANPRNLQGWIMLMRSRMSLGQTARATAAYSNARAAFNQDAATLRQIDDAARSLGIS